The Armatimonadota bacterium genome window below encodes:
- a CDS encoding PEP/pyruvate-binding domain-containing protein, which translates to MMGEVPFVLDFSRVGFTERALVGGKVASLGELLRHGCRVPPGFAVTSFGYRRFLEANGLEDRLRQVLASVAPNDLESLERASQQITGMFLESRIPREVQGAIERGYEELSIRTQVSDPPVAVRSSALAEDSEQASFAGQQETYLWVRGAENVLDSVRRCWASAFTPRALSYRLTQGISLDDGVAVGVQQMVHPRAAGVLFTLSPRTGDRSLIVVEGSWGPGVAVVSGEVTPDEFTVNKVTLEIVHRKISPKTAQFVPTGSEGVLVKVPVPEDLQTKPCLCDEEVVELARLARHLEQVYGFPLDIEWAVAENEAFPHNLYLLQSRPETVWSRRPRSSIAANFKDPLSYVVQTLAGKALSR; encoded by the coding sequence ATGATGGGAGAGGTGCCCTTCGTCCTGGACTTCTCACGGGTGGGATTCACGGAGCGCGCCCTCGTGGGTGGGAAGGTGGCGAGCCTTGGAGAACTCCTCCGGCACGGGTGCCGGGTCCCGCCGGGATTCGCGGTCACCAGCTTCGGATACCGGCGCTTCCTGGAAGCCAACGGCCTGGAGGATCGGCTGCGGCAGGTGCTGGCCTCCGTGGCGCCCAACGACCTGGAAAGTCTCGAGCGGGCGAGCCAGCAGATCACGGGCATGTTCCTGGAAAGTCGGATTCCGCGGGAGGTGCAGGGGGCCATCGAGCGAGGGTACGAGGAGCTGAGCATTCGGACCCAGGTTTCGGACCCGCCCGTGGCGGTGCGCTCAAGCGCCCTGGCGGAGGACAGCGAGCAAGCCAGCTTCGCGGGTCAGCAGGAGACGTACCTGTGGGTGCGCGGAGCCGAGAACGTGTTGGACTCCGTGCGCCGGTGCTGGGCGAGCGCGTTCACCCCCCGGGCCCTCTCGTACCGGCTGACCCAAGGGATCTCCCTGGACGACGGGGTGGCGGTGGGGGTCCAGCAGATGGTTCATCCCAGGGCTGCGGGGGTCCTGTTCACCCTCAGCCCCCGGACCGGGGACCGTTCCCTCATCGTGGTGGAGGGGAGCTGGGGCCCCGGGGTGGCGGTGGTGAGCGGGGAGGTCACCCCGGACGAGTTCACCGTCAACAAGGTGACCCTGGAGATCGTGCACCGCAAGATCTCGCCCAAAACCGCGCAGTTCGTGCCCACGGGCAGCGAGGGGGTGCTGGTGAAGGTTCCCGTTCCCGAGGATCTGCAGACGAAGCCCTGTCTTTGCGACGAGGAGGTGGTGGAACTTGCGCGGCTGGCCCGGCACCTGGAGCAGGTCTACGGGTTCCCCTTGGACATCGAGTGGGCGGTGGCGGAGAACGAGGCCTTCCCCCACAACCTCTACCTGCTCCAGTCCCGGCCCGAAACCGTGTGGAGCCGGCGTCCCAGAAGCTCCATCGCGGCCAACTTCAAGGACCCGCTCAGCTACGTGGTGCAGACCCTGGCGGGCAAGGCGCTGTCCCGGTGA
- a CDS encoding PEP-utilizing enzyme — MTDALRFQSPFEVQTPPGCEGWTEMYPYYLLFSEDRRQEEENKLWFYNGMHAPEAVHPFDTIGFEAGYLGIGEMSSRMFAIPPAMGIDFRFLNGRLYISPTAVGDPKKIEERAKLFERRAGYYFQNWPQFYEEWREKVKREIEQLKAIRFPELPEVEDERLVFERKGYGTSQEVFEAYHRLLESIFRIWQIHMEIVMIGFAAYFTFYEFCKKAFPEISDQAITRMVGAIDVSMFRPNDELKRLAKRAVELGVDSHFRPGADVKEVFQVLEQTEAGRTWLEEWRRSSDPWFYMNTGDGFHHHHRAWVDDPGAVFGILCDYVAKVKRGESLERDIEGRRRDRDQITEGYRALLQTEEDRRAFDQLLGLVRNVYYSIEDHKFYVEHWYQSVFWNKVRELGALFVRQGFFRDVEDIFYLHWSEVHQALMDLLLSWTIGAPARGPVYWPPIIARRRELMRKLREWNPPPALGTVPEAVVDPAVVMLWGITPERLRAWLEPEKAEEKVLRGFAASPGVVEGPARVVLSVDQLHEVQEGEILVCSVTEPSWAPVFSRIRATVSDIGGMMSHAAIVAREYGIPAVLGTGSATKRIRTGQRIRVDGDAGTVTLLED, encoded by the coding sequence ATGACGGACGCTTTGCGGTTCCAAAGCCCGTTCGAGGTCCAGACACCCCCCGGCTGCGAGGGCTGGACGGAGATGTATCCGTACTACCTCCTGTTTAGCGAGGACCGCAGGCAGGAGGAAGAGAACAAGCTTTGGTTCTACAACGGCATGCACGCCCCCGAAGCCGTGCATCCGTTTGACACCATCGGATTCGAGGCGGGCTACCTCGGCATCGGGGAGATGAGCAGCCGGATGTTCGCCATCCCGCCGGCCATGGGGATTGACTTCCGGTTCCTGAACGGCCGGCTGTACATCAGCCCCACCGCGGTGGGAGATCCCAAGAAGATCGAGGAACGGGCCAAGCTCTTCGAGCGTCGGGCGGGGTACTACTTCCAGAACTGGCCGCAGTTCTACGAGGAGTGGCGGGAGAAGGTAAAGCGGGAGATCGAGCAGCTGAAGGCCATCCGGTTCCCGGAGCTCCCGGAGGTGGAGGACGAGCGGCTCGTCTTCGAACGGAAGGGATACGGCACCTCCCAGGAGGTGTTCGAGGCCTACCACCGGCTTCTGGAGAGCATCTTCCGGATCTGGCAGATCCACATGGAGATCGTGATGATCGGGTTCGCCGCCTACTTTACCTTTTACGAGTTCTGCAAGAAAGCGTTCCCGGAGATCTCGGACCAGGCCATCACCCGCATGGTGGGCGCCATTGACGTGAGCATGTTCCGCCCCAACGATGAGCTGAAGCGCTTGGCCAAGCGGGCCGTGGAGCTGGGGGTGGATTCCCATTTCCGGCCCGGTGCGGACGTGAAGGAGGTGTTCCAGGTTCTGGAGCAGACCGAGGCGGGCCGGACGTGGCTAGAGGAGTGGCGTCGGAGCTCGGACCCCTGGTTCTACATGAACACGGGGGATGGGTTCCACCATCATCACCGGGCGTGGGTGGACGATCCGGGAGCCGTCTTCGGCATCCTGTGCGACTACGTGGCGAAGGTGAAGCGGGGAGAGTCCCTGGAGCGGGACATCGAGGGCCGCCGGCGGGACCGGGATCAGATCACGGAAGGGTATCGGGCTTTGCTGCAAACGGAGGAGGATCGGCGGGCCTTTGATCAGCTCCTGGGGCTGGTCCGTAACGTGTACTACTCCATCGAGGACCACAAGTTCTACGTGGAGCACTGGTACCAGAGCGTGTTCTGGAACAAGGTGCGGGAACTGGGGGCCCTGTTCGTGCGGCAGGGGTTCTTCCGGGACGTGGAGGACATCTTCTACCTGCACTGGAGTGAGGTGCACCAGGCCCTCATGGACCTTTTGCTCTCCTGGACCATCGGGGCACCGGCCCGGGGCCCCGTGTACTGGCCGCCCATCATCGCCCGGCGGCGGGAGCTCATGAGGAAGTTGCGGGAGTGGAACCCACCCCCGGCTCTTGGGACCGTGCCCGAGGCCGTGGTGGACCCCGCGGTGGTGATGCTCTGGGGCATCACGCCCGAACGCCTGCGGGCGTGGCTGGAGCCGGAGAAGGCGGAAGAGAAGGTCCTGCGAGGGTTCGCGGCCTCGCCGGGGGTGGTGGAGGGGCCCGCGCGGGTGGTCCTGAGCGTGGATCAGCTGCACGAGGTCCAGGAAGGAGAGATCCTGGTGTGTTCCGTCACGGAGCCCAGCTGGGCTCCGGTCTTCTCCCGGATCCGGGCCACGGTCTCCGACATCGGCGGGATGATGTCCCACGCGGCCATCGTGGCGCGGGAGTACGGGATCCCCGCGGTGCTGGGGACGGGATCCGCCACCAAGCGCATCCGGACCGGACAGCGGATCCGGGTGGACGGGGATGCGGGAACCGTAACCCTGCTGGAGGACTAG